A genomic stretch from Amia ocellicauda isolate fAmiCal2 chromosome 23, fAmiCal2.hap1, whole genome shotgun sequence includes:
- the fbxo11b gene encoding F-box only protein 11 isoform X2, translating to MSFLSCKDEDVPADMVAEESGPGAQNSPYQLRRKSLLPKRTACPAKNSMEGASTSTTENFGHRAKRARVSGKSQDLPAAPAEQYLQEKLPDEVVLKIFSYLLEQDLCRAACVCKRFSELANDPILWKRLYMEVFEYTRPMMHPEPGKFYQINPEEYEQPNPWKESFQQLYKGAHVKPGFAEHFYSNPARYKGRENMLYYDTIEDALGGVQEAHFDGLIFVHSGIYTDEWIYIESPITMIGAAPGKVADKVIIENTRDSTFVFMEGSEDAYVGYMTIRFNPDDKSAQHHNAHHCLEITVNCSPIIDHCIIRSTCTVGSAVCVSGQGACPTIKHCNISDCENVGLYITDHAQGIYEDNEISNNALAGIWVKNHGNPIIRRNHIHHGRDVGVFTFDHGMGYFESCNIHRNRIAGFEVKAYANPTVVRCEIHHGQTGGIYVHEKGRGQFIENKIYANNFAGVWITSNSDPTIRGNAIFNGNQGGVYIFGDGRGLIEGNDIYGNALAGIQIRTNSCPIVRHNKIHDGQHGGIYVHEKGQGVIEENEVYSNTLAGVWVTTGSTPVLRRNRIHSGKQVGVYFYDNGHGVLEDNDIYNHMYSGVQIRTGSNPKIRRNKIWGGQNGGILVYNSGLGFIEDNEIFDNAMAGVWIKTDSNPTLRRNKIHDGRDGGICIFNGGRGLLEENDIFRNAQAGVLISTNSHPVLRKNRIFDGFAAGIEITNHATATLEGNQIFNNRFGGLFLASGVNVTMKDNKIMNNQDAIEKAVSRGQCLYKISSYTSYPMHDFYRCHTCNTTDRNAICVNCIKKCHQGHDVEFIRHDRFFCDCGAGTLSNPCTLAGEPTHDTDTLYDSAPPIESNTLQHN from the exons ATGAGTTTCCTCAGCTGCAAAG ATGAGGACGTTCCTGCAGATATGGTTGCAGAAGAATCCGGTCCAGGCGCACAGAACAGTCCCTACCAACTCCGCAGAAAGTCCCTGTTACCAAAGCGAACCGCGTGTCCCGCAAAGAACAGCATGGAG GGTGCTTCCACGTCCACAACAGAGAACTTCGGTCACCGTGCCAAGCGTGCACGAGTATCGGGCAAATCGCAGGACCTCCCGG CCGCCCCAGCGGAACAGTATCTCCAAGAGAAGCTCCCAGACGAGGTGGTGCTCAAGATATTCTCCTACCTGCTAGAGCAGGACCTGTGCCGGGCGGCCTGTGTGTGCAAGCGCTTCAGCGAACTGGCCAACGACCCCATCCTGTG GAAGCGGCTCTACATGGAGGTGTTCGAGTACACGCGCCCCATGATGCACCCCGAGCCGGGGAAGTTCTACCAGATCAACCCCGAGGAGTATGAGCAGCCGAACCCCTGGAAGGAGAGCTTCCAGCAGCTG TATAAAGGTGCGCACGTCAAACCCGGCTTCGCGGAGCATTTCTACAGCAACCCGGCCAGATACAAGGGCAGAGAGAACATGCTG TACTATGACACCATCGAGGACGCGCTGGGTGGCGTCCAGGAGGCGCACTTCGACGGGCTGATCTTCGTCCACTCGGGCATCTACACCGACGAGTGGATCTACATCGAGTCCCCCATCACGATGATTGGCGCAG CGCCGGGGAAAGTTGCGGACAAAGTCATCATCGAGAACACGAGGGACTCAACGTTCGTGTTCATGGAGGGGTCCGAGGACGCCTACGTGGGCTACATGACCATCCGG ttCAACCCTGATGACAAGTCCGCCCAGCACCACAATGCGCACCACTGCCTGGAGATCACGGTCAACTGCAGCCCCATCATCGACCACTGCATCATCCGGAGCACGTGTACAG TGGGTTCGGCCGTGTGCGTCAGCGGCCAGGGCGCCTGTCCCACCATCAAGCACTGCAACATCAGCGACTGCGAGAATGTGGGGCTGTACATCACCGACCACGCACAG GGCATCTACGAGGACAACGAGATCTCCAACAACGCGCTAGCTGGGATCTGGGTGAAGAACCACGGGAACCCCATCATCAGAAGGAACCACATCCACCACGGGCGGGACGTCGGCGTGTTCACCTTCGACCACGGCATG GGCTACTTCGAGAGCTGCAACATCCACCGGAACCGGATCGCGGGCTTCGAGGTGAAGGCCTACGCCAACCCCACGGTGGTGCGCTGCGAGATCCACCACGGCCAGACGGGCGGCATCTACGTGCACGAGAAGGGCCGGGGGCAGTTCATCGAGAACAAGATCTATGCAAACAACTTTGCGGGGGTTTGGATCACATCCAACAGCGACCCCACGATCAG GGGCAACGCCATCTTTAATGGCAACCAGGGGGGCGTTTACATATTTGGGGACGGAAGAGGCCTTATCGAGGGGAACGACATCTACGGCAACGCGCTGGCGGGCATCCAGATCCGGACGAACAGCTGCCCCATCGTGCGGCACAACAAGATCCACGACGGGCAGCACGGGGGCATCTACGTG CACGAGAAGGGCCAGGGCGTGATCGAGGAGAACGAGGTGTACAGCAACACGCTGGCCGGCGTCTGGGTGACCACGGGCAGCACGCCGGTGCTGCGGAGGAACCGGATACACAGCGGCAAGCAG GTGGGGGTGTACTTCTACGACAACGGCCATGGCGTGCTGGAGGACAACGACATCTACAACCACATGTACTCGGGGGTCCAGATCAG GACTGGAAGCAACCCCAAGATCCGAAGGAATAAAATCTGGGGGGGGCAGAACGGTGGCATCCTAGTTTACAACTCTG GGCTGGGGTTCATCGAAGACAACGAGATCTTCGACAACGCCATGGCAGGGGTCTGGATTAAGACGGACAGCAACCCCACGCTGCGGAGAAACAAGATCCACGACGGCCGCGACGGCGGCATCTGCATCTTCAACGGCGGCCGAG GTCTGCTGGAGGAGAATGACATCTTCAGGAACGCTCAGGCCGGCGTCCTCATCAGCACCAACAGCCACCCGGTGCTGCGCAAGAACCGGATATTCGACGGCTTTGCGGCAG GTATCGAGATCACGAATCACGCCACCGCCACCCTGGAGGGCAACCAGATCTTCAACAACCGCTTCGGGGGGCTGTTCCTGGCGTCCGGAGTCAACGTCACGATGAAAG ATAACAAAATCATGAACAATCAGGACGCCATCGAGAAGGCGGTGAGTCGGGGACAGTGCCTGTACAAGATCTCCAGTTACACCAGCTACCCCATGCATGACTTCTACAG GTGTCACACCTGCAACACAACAGACCGCAACGCCATTTGTGTGAACTGCATCAAGAAGTGCCATCAAGGGCATGATGTGGAGTTTATACGGCATGATAG GTTCTTCTGCGACTGTGGCGCCGGGACCCTGTCCAACCCCTGCACGTTAGCCGGAGAGCCGACGCACGACACGGACACGCTGTACGACTCGGCGCCGCCTATAGAATCGAACACGTTGCAGCACAACTGA
- the fbxo11b gene encoding F-box only protein 11 isoform X3, with protein sequence MNSVRATNRRPRRVSRPRPVQPERNNAERDEDVPADMVAEESGPGAQNSPYQLRRKSLLPKRTACPAKNSMEGASTSTTENFGHRAKRARVSGKSQDLPAAPAEQYLQEKLPDEVVLKIFSYLLEQDLCRAACVCKRFSELANDPILWKRLYMEVFEYTRPMMHPEPGKFYQINPEEYEQPNPWKESFQQLYKGAHVKPGFAEHFYSNPARYKGRENMLYYDTIEDALGGVQEAHFDGLIFVHSGIYTDEWIYIESPITMIGAAPGKVADKVIIENTRDSTFVFMEGSEDAYVGYMTIRFNPDDKSAQHHNAHHCLEITVNCSPIIDHCIIRSTCTVGSAVCVSGQGACPTIKHCNISDCENVGLYITDHAQGIYEDNEISNNALAGIWVKNHGNPIIRRNHIHHGRDVGVFTFDHGMGYFESCNIHRNRIAGFEVKAYANPTVVRCEIHHGQTGGIYVHEKGRGQFIENKIYANNFAGVWITSNSDPTIRGNAIFNGNQGGVYIFGDGRGLIEGNDIYGNALAGIQIRTNSCPIVRHNKIHDGQHGGIYVHEKGQGVIEENEVYSNTLAGVWVTTGSTPVLRRNRIHSGKQVGVYFYDNGHGVLEDNDIYNHMYSGVQIRTGSNPKIRRNKIWGGQNGGILVYNSGLGFIEDNEIFDNAMAGVWIKTDSNPTLRRNKIHDGRDGGICIFNGGRGLLEENDIFRNAQAGVLISTNSHPVLRKNRIFDGFAAGIEITNHATATLEGNQIFNNRFGGLFLASGVNVTMKDNKIMNNQDAIEKAVSRGQCLYKISSYTSYPMHDFYRCHTCNTTDRNAICVNCIKKCHQGHDVEFIRHDR encoded by the exons ATGAGGACGTTCCTGCAGATATGGTTGCAGAAGAATCCGGTCCAGGCGCACAGAACAGTCCCTACCAACTCCGCAGAAAGTCCCTGTTACCAAAGCGAACCGCGTGTCCCGCAAAGAACAGCATGGAG GGTGCTTCCACGTCCACAACAGAGAACTTCGGTCACCGTGCCAAGCGTGCACGAGTATCGGGCAAATCGCAGGACCTCCCGG CCGCCCCAGCGGAACAGTATCTCCAAGAGAAGCTCCCAGACGAGGTGGTGCTCAAGATATTCTCCTACCTGCTAGAGCAGGACCTGTGCCGGGCGGCCTGTGTGTGCAAGCGCTTCAGCGAACTGGCCAACGACCCCATCCTGTG GAAGCGGCTCTACATGGAGGTGTTCGAGTACACGCGCCCCATGATGCACCCCGAGCCGGGGAAGTTCTACCAGATCAACCCCGAGGAGTATGAGCAGCCGAACCCCTGGAAGGAGAGCTTCCAGCAGCTG TATAAAGGTGCGCACGTCAAACCCGGCTTCGCGGAGCATTTCTACAGCAACCCGGCCAGATACAAGGGCAGAGAGAACATGCTG TACTATGACACCATCGAGGACGCGCTGGGTGGCGTCCAGGAGGCGCACTTCGACGGGCTGATCTTCGTCCACTCGGGCATCTACACCGACGAGTGGATCTACATCGAGTCCCCCATCACGATGATTGGCGCAG CGCCGGGGAAAGTTGCGGACAAAGTCATCATCGAGAACACGAGGGACTCAACGTTCGTGTTCATGGAGGGGTCCGAGGACGCCTACGTGGGCTACATGACCATCCGG ttCAACCCTGATGACAAGTCCGCCCAGCACCACAATGCGCACCACTGCCTGGAGATCACGGTCAACTGCAGCCCCATCATCGACCACTGCATCATCCGGAGCACGTGTACAG TGGGTTCGGCCGTGTGCGTCAGCGGCCAGGGCGCCTGTCCCACCATCAAGCACTGCAACATCAGCGACTGCGAGAATGTGGGGCTGTACATCACCGACCACGCACAG GGCATCTACGAGGACAACGAGATCTCCAACAACGCGCTAGCTGGGATCTGGGTGAAGAACCACGGGAACCCCATCATCAGAAGGAACCACATCCACCACGGGCGGGACGTCGGCGTGTTCACCTTCGACCACGGCATG GGCTACTTCGAGAGCTGCAACATCCACCGGAACCGGATCGCGGGCTTCGAGGTGAAGGCCTACGCCAACCCCACGGTGGTGCGCTGCGAGATCCACCACGGCCAGACGGGCGGCATCTACGTGCACGAGAAGGGCCGGGGGCAGTTCATCGAGAACAAGATCTATGCAAACAACTTTGCGGGGGTTTGGATCACATCCAACAGCGACCCCACGATCAG GGGCAACGCCATCTTTAATGGCAACCAGGGGGGCGTTTACATATTTGGGGACGGAAGAGGCCTTATCGAGGGGAACGACATCTACGGCAACGCGCTGGCGGGCATCCAGATCCGGACGAACAGCTGCCCCATCGTGCGGCACAACAAGATCCACGACGGGCAGCACGGGGGCATCTACGTG CACGAGAAGGGCCAGGGCGTGATCGAGGAGAACGAGGTGTACAGCAACACGCTGGCCGGCGTCTGGGTGACCACGGGCAGCACGCCGGTGCTGCGGAGGAACCGGATACACAGCGGCAAGCAG GTGGGGGTGTACTTCTACGACAACGGCCATGGCGTGCTGGAGGACAACGACATCTACAACCACATGTACTCGGGGGTCCAGATCAG GACTGGAAGCAACCCCAAGATCCGAAGGAATAAAATCTGGGGGGGGCAGAACGGTGGCATCCTAGTTTACAACTCTG GGCTGGGGTTCATCGAAGACAACGAGATCTTCGACAACGCCATGGCAGGGGTCTGGATTAAGACGGACAGCAACCCCACGCTGCGGAGAAACAAGATCCACGACGGCCGCGACGGCGGCATCTGCATCTTCAACGGCGGCCGAG GTCTGCTGGAGGAGAATGACATCTTCAGGAACGCTCAGGCCGGCGTCCTCATCAGCACCAACAGCCACCCGGTGCTGCGCAAGAACCGGATATTCGACGGCTTTGCGGCAG GTATCGAGATCACGAATCACGCCACCGCCACCCTGGAGGGCAACCAGATCTTCAACAACCGCTTCGGGGGGCTGTTCCTGGCGTCCGGAGTCAACGTCACGATGAAAG ATAACAAAATCATGAACAATCAGGACGCCATCGAGAAGGCGGTGAGTCGGGGACAGTGCCTGTACAAGATCTCCAGTTACACCAGCTACCCCATGCATGACTTCTACAG GTGTCACACCTGCAACACAACAGACCGCAACGCCATTTGTGTGAACTGCATCAAGAAGTGCCATCAAGGGCATGATGTGGAGTTTATACGGCATGATAGGTGA
- the fbxo11b gene encoding F-box only protein 11 isoform X1 encodes MNSVRATNRRPRRVSRPRPVQPERNNAERDEDVPADMVAEESGPGAQNSPYQLRRKSLLPKRTACPAKNSMEGASTSTTENFGHRAKRARVSGKSQDLPAAPAEQYLQEKLPDEVVLKIFSYLLEQDLCRAACVCKRFSELANDPILWKRLYMEVFEYTRPMMHPEPGKFYQINPEEYEQPNPWKESFQQLYKGAHVKPGFAEHFYSNPARYKGRENMLYYDTIEDALGGVQEAHFDGLIFVHSGIYTDEWIYIESPITMIGAAPGKVADKVIIENTRDSTFVFMEGSEDAYVGYMTIRFNPDDKSAQHHNAHHCLEITVNCSPIIDHCIIRSTCTVGSAVCVSGQGACPTIKHCNISDCENVGLYITDHAQGIYEDNEISNNALAGIWVKNHGNPIIRRNHIHHGRDVGVFTFDHGMGYFESCNIHRNRIAGFEVKAYANPTVVRCEIHHGQTGGIYVHEKGRGQFIENKIYANNFAGVWITSNSDPTIRGNAIFNGNQGGVYIFGDGRGLIEGNDIYGNALAGIQIRTNSCPIVRHNKIHDGQHGGIYVHEKGQGVIEENEVYSNTLAGVWVTTGSTPVLRRNRIHSGKQVGVYFYDNGHGVLEDNDIYNHMYSGVQIRTGSNPKIRRNKIWGGQNGGILVYNSGLGFIEDNEIFDNAMAGVWIKTDSNPTLRRNKIHDGRDGGICIFNGGRGLLEENDIFRNAQAGVLISTNSHPVLRKNRIFDGFAAGIEITNHATATLEGNQIFNNRFGGLFLASGVNVTMKDNKIMNNQDAIEKAVSRGQCLYKISSYTSYPMHDFYRCHTCNTTDRNAICVNCIKKCHQGHDVEFIRHDRFFCDCGAGTLSNPCTLAGEPTHDTDTLYDSAPPIESNTLQHN; translated from the exons ATGAGGACGTTCCTGCAGATATGGTTGCAGAAGAATCCGGTCCAGGCGCACAGAACAGTCCCTACCAACTCCGCAGAAAGTCCCTGTTACCAAAGCGAACCGCGTGTCCCGCAAAGAACAGCATGGAG GGTGCTTCCACGTCCACAACAGAGAACTTCGGTCACCGTGCCAAGCGTGCACGAGTATCGGGCAAATCGCAGGACCTCCCGG CCGCCCCAGCGGAACAGTATCTCCAAGAGAAGCTCCCAGACGAGGTGGTGCTCAAGATATTCTCCTACCTGCTAGAGCAGGACCTGTGCCGGGCGGCCTGTGTGTGCAAGCGCTTCAGCGAACTGGCCAACGACCCCATCCTGTG GAAGCGGCTCTACATGGAGGTGTTCGAGTACACGCGCCCCATGATGCACCCCGAGCCGGGGAAGTTCTACCAGATCAACCCCGAGGAGTATGAGCAGCCGAACCCCTGGAAGGAGAGCTTCCAGCAGCTG TATAAAGGTGCGCACGTCAAACCCGGCTTCGCGGAGCATTTCTACAGCAACCCGGCCAGATACAAGGGCAGAGAGAACATGCTG TACTATGACACCATCGAGGACGCGCTGGGTGGCGTCCAGGAGGCGCACTTCGACGGGCTGATCTTCGTCCACTCGGGCATCTACACCGACGAGTGGATCTACATCGAGTCCCCCATCACGATGATTGGCGCAG CGCCGGGGAAAGTTGCGGACAAAGTCATCATCGAGAACACGAGGGACTCAACGTTCGTGTTCATGGAGGGGTCCGAGGACGCCTACGTGGGCTACATGACCATCCGG ttCAACCCTGATGACAAGTCCGCCCAGCACCACAATGCGCACCACTGCCTGGAGATCACGGTCAACTGCAGCCCCATCATCGACCACTGCATCATCCGGAGCACGTGTACAG TGGGTTCGGCCGTGTGCGTCAGCGGCCAGGGCGCCTGTCCCACCATCAAGCACTGCAACATCAGCGACTGCGAGAATGTGGGGCTGTACATCACCGACCACGCACAG GGCATCTACGAGGACAACGAGATCTCCAACAACGCGCTAGCTGGGATCTGGGTGAAGAACCACGGGAACCCCATCATCAGAAGGAACCACATCCACCACGGGCGGGACGTCGGCGTGTTCACCTTCGACCACGGCATG GGCTACTTCGAGAGCTGCAACATCCACCGGAACCGGATCGCGGGCTTCGAGGTGAAGGCCTACGCCAACCCCACGGTGGTGCGCTGCGAGATCCACCACGGCCAGACGGGCGGCATCTACGTGCACGAGAAGGGCCGGGGGCAGTTCATCGAGAACAAGATCTATGCAAACAACTTTGCGGGGGTTTGGATCACATCCAACAGCGACCCCACGATCAG GGGCAACGCCATCTTTAATGGCAACCAGGGGGGCGTTTACATATTTGGGGACGGAAGAGGCCTTATCGAGGGGAACGACATCTACGGCAACGCGCTGGCGGGCATCCAGATCCGGACGAACAGCTGCCCCATCGTGCGGCACAACAAGATCCACGACGGGCAGCACGGGGGCATCTACGTG CACGAGAAGGGCCAGGGCGTGATCGAGGAGAACGAGGTGTACAGCAACACGCTGGCCGGCGTCTGGGTGACCACGGGCAGCACGCCGGTGCTGCGGAGGAACCGGATACACAGCGGCAAGCAG GTGGGGGTGTACTTCTACGACAACGGCCATGGCGTGCTGGAGGACAACGACATCTACAACCACATGTACTCGGGGGTCCAGATCAG GACTGGAAGCAACCCCAAGATCCGAAGGAATAAAATCTGGGGGGGGCAGAACGGTGGCATCCTAGTTTACAACTCTG GGCTGGGGTTCATCGAAGACAACGAGATCTTCGACAACGCCATGGCAGGGGTCTGGATTAAGACGGACAGCAACCCCACGCTGCGGAGAAACAAGATCCACGACGGCCGCGACGGCGGCATCTGCATCTTCAACGGCGGCCGAG GTCTGCTGGAGGAGAATGACATCTTCAGGAACGCTCAGGCCGGCGTCCTCATCAGCACCAACAGCCACCCGGTGCTGCGCAAGAACCGGATATTCGACGGCTTTGCGGCAG GTATCGAGATCACGAATCACGCCACCGCCACCCTGGAGGGCAACCAGATCTTCAACAACCGCTTCGGGGGGCTGTTCCTGGCGTCCGGAGTCAACGTCACGATGAAAG ATAACAAAATCATGAACAATCAGGACGCCATCGAGAAGGCGGTGAGTCGGGGACAGTGCCTGTACAAGATCTCCAGTTACACCAGCTACCCCATGCATGACTTCTACAG GTGTCACACCTGCAACACAACAGACCGCAACGCCATTTGTGTGAACTGCATCAAGAAGTGCCATCAAGGGCATGATGTGGAGTTTATACGGCATGATAG GTTCTTCTGCGACTGTGGCGCCGGGACCCTGTCCAACCCCTGCACGTTAGCCGGAGAGCCGACGCACGACACGGACACGCTGTACGACTCGGCGCCGCCTATAGAATCGAACACGTTGCAGCACAACTGA